From Prosthecobacter vanneervenii, one genomic window encodes:
- a CDS encoding UvrB/UvrC motif-containing protein, giving the protein MKCDVCENEATVFLTQIINGQMTTVNLCEACSKAKGVTEETGFGLAEAFLSPSHRQESDMMEVVCPACGFTASQLKKIGRMGCPECYAAFRDGLDALLRNMHKGTKHVGKRPTHVSAVSPQILPRQRITPAPEAPIPPPAPPVAPPPQPLPDLAKLRAELDLAVKEERYEDAARLKSEIESLQTKTSK; this is encoded by the coding sequence ATGAAATGCGACGTTTGCGAGAATGAGGCCACGGTGTTCCTTACCCAGATCATCAACGGTCAGATGACCACGGTGAATCTGTGTGAGGCATGCTCGAAGGCCAAAGGCGTGACCGAGGAGACCGGCTTTGGTCTTGCGGAGGCATTCTTGAGTCCATCTCACCGTCAAGAGTCAGACATGATGGAGGTCGTCTGCCCGGCCTGCGGCTTCACGGCCTCGCAACTGAAGAAAATCGGCCGCATGGGCTGTCCGGAATGCTACGCCGCCTTCCGAGACGGGCTGGACGCCCTGCTGCGAAACATGCACAAGGGAACCAAGCATGTGGGCAAACGCCCAACCCATGTGAGTGCTGTCTCCCCTCAAATCCTGCCAAGGCAGCGAATCACCCCTGCACCGGAGGCGCCGATCCCGCCGCCGGCTCCACCTGTTGCCCCACCTCCGCAGCCGCTACCGGACCTGGCCAAACTCCGTGCCGAGCTGGACCTGGCCGTGAAGGAGGAGCGCTACGAGGATGCCGCAAGGTTGAAATCCGAGATCGAAAGTCTCCAGACCAAGACTTCCAAATGA
- a CDS encoding HAD-IA family hydrolase has protein sequence MPQPAILSDVGKVLIDFDFSIAARRLAQQCDHPAEKVLSLFDDIKVPYEVGDMDDGAFIRHGMERTGFRGTPEDFAAIWCEIFTQNEPMHATLKAMAGRLPMHLLSNTNELHKEYFLREFEIFRLFQGGVYSHTARCAKPGEEIFLKTAAQLDLDPASTFYIDDLEPNIATAARLGFRTFHYSFAKHPQLQAELDEWLVAQGIG, from the coding sequence ATGCCCCAGCCCGCCATACTTTCCGACGTCGGCAAAGTTCTCATCGATTTCGATTTCAGCATCGCCGCCCGCCGGCTGGCGCAGCAATGCGACCACCCGGCGGAGAAGGTGCTGAGCCTCTTTGACGACATCAAGGTCCCCTATGAGGTGGGGGACATGGATGACGGGGCATTCATCCGCCATGGCATGGAGCGCACCGGATTCCGCGGAACTCCTGAAGACTTTGCCGCCATCTGGTGCGAGATTTTCACGCAAAACGAGCCTATGCATGCCACGCTGAAAGCCATGGCTGGCAGGCTGCCAATGCACCTGCTTTCGAACACCAACGAGCTGCACAAGGAGTACTTCCTGCGAGAGTTTGAGATCTTCCGCCTGTTCCAGGGAGGCGTGTACTCGCACACGGCGCGCTGCGCCAAACCTGGGGAGGAGATCTTCCTCAAAACCGCCGCGCAGCTGGACCTCGATCCTGCGAGCACCTTTTACATCGACGACCTGGAGCCCAACATTGCCACCGCCGCGCGGCTGGGGTTCCGGACATTTCATTACAGCTTTGCTAAACATCCCCAGCTCCAGGCGGAACTCGACGAATGGCTGGTGGCACAGGGCATCGGTTGA
- a CDS encoding platelet-activating factor acetylhydrolase IB subunit: MKITSLAFSLLLLATTALQAQTPAPATTPAAPAVVLPPQPPDVPAEKYGKDGKINPGFIAAHEKFVNIAKEGKAQLVFLGDSITAGWAGNGKQVWAKSFSQYTPANFGIGGDRTQHVLWRIKNGELEGIKPKACVLMIGTNNVASDPAEGIAKGVTAIVETIREKQPQAKILLLAVFPRGDKPTGKLGTANEKLKQVNAIISKLDDGKNVFFLDIGSKFPQPDGALTKEVMPDFLHLSPTGYQIWADAISPKLAELMK; encoded by the coding sequence ATGAAAATTACATCCCTTGCATTCTCCCTTCTTCTGCTGGCCACCACCGCGCTCCAAGCGCAAACTCCAGCCCCCGCCACCACGCCTGCAGCACCTGCTGTCGTTTTGCCTCCGCAGCCGCCGGATGTGCCTGCTGAAAAGTACGGCAAGGATGGCAAGATCAACCCAGGGTTCATTGCCGCGCATGAAAAGTTTGTGAACATCGCCAAAGAGGGCAAGGCGCAGCTCGTCTTCCTCGGCGACTCGATCACCGCCGGCTGGGCAGGGAATGGCAAGCAAGTGTGGGCCAAGTCCTTCAGCCAATACACGCCTGCAAACTTTGGGATCGGAGGAGACCGCACCCAGCATGTGCTCTGGCGCATCAAGAACGGTGAGCTGGAAGGCATCAAGCCCAAGGCCTGCGTGCTGATGATCGGCACCAACAACGTCGCCTCGGACCCGGCTGAAGGCATCGCCAAAGGTGTTACCGCGATCGTCGAAACCATCCGTGAGAAACAGCCCCAGGCCAAGATCCTGCTGCTGGCCGTCTTTCCCCGTGGCGACAAGCCGACAGGCAAGCTGGGAACGGCCAATGAAAAGCTAAAACAGGTCAACGCGATCATCTCCAAGCTCGACGACGGCAAAAACGTCTTCTTCCTGGACATTGGCAGCAAGTTCCCGCAGCCCGATGGCGCGCTTACCAAGGAAGTCATGCCCGATTTCCTGCACCTCTCACCGACAGGCTACCAGATCTGGGCTGACGCCATCAGTCCCAAGCTGGCCGAGCTGATGAAATAA
- the fdhA gene encoding formaldehyde dehydrogenase, glutathione-independent: MASNKGVAYMGPGKVEIQSIDYPKLELREQKRKCQHGVILKVVSTNICGSDQHMVRGRTTAPAGLILGHEITGEVVEVGRDVEFIKKGDICSVPFNIACGRCANCKEGKTGVCLNVNPARPGAAYGYVDMGGWVGGQAEYVMVPYADFNLLKFPDRDQAMAKIKDLTLLSDIFPTGYHGAVTAGVGPGATVYIAGAGPVGLACAASCHLLGAAVVIVGDLNKERLAQARRFGCETVDVSKSASIQEQIENILGVPEVDCAVDCVGFEARGCGHNHSKEVPAQVLNSVMEITKAGGAIGIPGLYVTGDPGAVDEAAKVGSLSIRIGLGWAKSHTFVTGQCPVMRYHRRLMMAILHDKIKIAKATNVQVISLKNAPKGYMDFDKGAARKYVIDPHGMIKA; this comes from the coding sequence ATGGCCAGCAACAAAGGCGTCGCCTACATGGGACCCGGAAAGGTAGAAATCCAAAGCATCGACTATCCGAAACTGGAGTTGCGCGAACAGAAGCGCAAATGCCAGCACGGTGTCATCCTCAAAGTCGTCAGCACCAACATCTGCGGCTCCGACCAGCACATGGTGCGCGGTCGTACCACCGCTCCTGCGGGCCTCATCCTCGGTCATGAAATCACCGGCGAAGTCGTCGAAGTGGGTCGTGACGTGGAGTTCATCAAGAAGGGGGACATCTGCAGCGTGCCTTTCAATATTGCCTGCGGCCGCTGCGCCAACTGCAAAGAGGGCAAAACCGGCGTCTGCCTCAATGTGAACCCTGCGCGCCCCGGCGCTGCCTACGGTTATGTGGACATGGGCGGCTGGGTCGGTGGCCAGGCGGAATACGTCATGGTGCCCTATGCCGACTTCAACCTGCTGAAGTTCCCGGACCGCGATCAGGCCATGGCCAAGATCAAGGATCTCACTCTTCTCTCCGACATCTTCCCCACTGGCTACCACGGTGCCGTTACCGCTGGTGTGGGCCCGGGTGCCACCGTTTACATCGCAGGCGCTGGTCCTGTGGGCCTCGCTTGCGCCGCCTCCTGCCATCTCCTCGGCGCTGCCGTGGTCATCGTGGGGGATTTGAACAAGGAGCGTCTGGCCCAGGCTCGCCGCTTCGGCTGCGAAACGGTGGATGTCTCCAAGAGCGCCTCCATCCAGGAGCAGATCGAAAACATCCTCGGCGTGCCTGAAGTGGACTGCGCGGTGGACTGCGTGGGCTTTGAGGCCCGCGGCTGTGGCCACAATCACAGCAAGGAAGTGCCCGCCCAGGTGCTCAACAGCGTCATGGAAATCACCAAGGCTGGCGGTGCCATCGGCATCCCCGGCCTCTATGTCACGGGCGACCCCGGCGCAGTGGATGAAGCCGCCAAAGTCGGCAGCCTCTCCATCCGCATCGGTCTCGGCTGGGCCAAGAGCCATACCTTCGTCACGGGCCAGTGCCCGGTCATGCGCTACCATCGCCGTCTCATGATGGCCATCCTGCATGACAAGATCAAGATCGCCAAGGCCACCAACGTCCAGGTGATCTCCCTCAAGAATGCTCCGAAGGGTTACATGGACTTCGACAAGGGCGCTGCCCGCAAGTACGTCATTGACCCGCACGGCATGATCAAAGCCTGA
- a CDS encoding DUF2959 domain-containing protein, with product MHARLFLVGLAAALTACSSLYYSAWEKLGYEKRDLLKSAVKKARGEQKEAGEQFQDALTQLKKLTNYNGGNLESAYNRFKGEYEDCESQADQVRRQIREVDTVAHDLFREWEGEIRQYQNASLAADSRRKLAETRSRFEPLSRSLHAAEATMDPVLRQFHDQVLYLKHNLNAAAIGSLRGTADNIQSDIQRLLEQMNRSIAEADRFIQTL from the coding sequence ATGCATGCCCGGCTTTTCCTCGTTGGACTGGCGGCTGCCCTCACAGCCTGCAGCAGCCTTTACTACTCCGCCTGGGAAAAGCTGGGCTACGAAAAACGTGATCTGCTCAAGAGCGCGGTCAAGAAAGCCCGCGGCGAGCAGAAGGAGGCCGGCGAGCAGTTTCAGGACGCCCTGACCCAGCTCAAAAAGCTGACGAATTACAACGGCGGCAACCTCGAGTCGGCCTACAACCGGTTCAAAGGCGAGTATGAGGACTGCGAATCCCAGGCAGATCAGGTGCGCAGACAGATCCGCGAGGTGGACACCGTGGCCCATGATCTTTTCCGCGAATGGGAGGGCGAAATCCGACAGTACCAGAACGCATCGCTGGCTGCCGACAGCCGCCGCAAGCTGGCAGAAACGCGCAGCCGGTTTGAGCCGCTCTCACGTTCCCTGCACGCCGCTGAAGCCACGATGGATCCGGTGCTGCGGCAGTTCCACGACCAGGTGCTTTACCTGAAACACAATTTGAATGCTGCTGCGATCGGATCACTGCGAGGTACGGCTGACAACATTCAGAGCGACATCCAGCGCCTGCTGGAGCAGATGAACCGCTCCATAGCAGAAGCTGACCGGTTCATTCAGACATTGTGA
- a CDS encoding glutaredoxin family protein, with translation MQTPKITAYLKTYCGWSEGVRAIFRKYDLPYEEKDIIKNPAFRWEMEQKSGQPLSPCVEINGTMLADISGAEVEAWMNEQGLLEKNDAPADAPTNSACSDAQHAAMAAGQVGTLKFVG, from the coding sequence ATGCAAACACCCAAAATCACAGCCTACCTGAAAACCTACTGCGGATGGAGCGAAGGCGTCCGCGCCATCTTCCGCAAATACGACCTGCCCTACGAGGAGAAGGACATCATCAAGAACCCTGCCTTCCGCTGGGAGATGGAACAGAAGAGCGGCCAGCCGCTTTCCCCTTGTGTGGAGATCAACGGCACCATGCTGGCCGACATCAGCGGAGCCGAGGTTGAAGCCTGGATGAACGAGCAGGGCCTGCTGGAAAAGAACGACGCTCCTGCTGATGCGCCGACGAACTCCGCCTGCTCTGACGCCCAGCACGCCGCCATGGCCGCCGGTCAGGTGGGCACCTTGAAATTTGTGGGCTGA
- a CDS encoding hybrid sensor histidine kinase/response regulator yields MQTYYLGRIDLVWGLMSTCQEAILKAPLLQPASDAERTEIMHKLELAEASFAKIAVVVKKLHPRTEAINTVLKGHEEMLTDECDTLAGAMEQISQKVLAISGGINAEIRLLDWLQMAVTGGIALAAALLLTRGQISTMEKLIDTSMKVQELTYLQNAVLESAACGIISMNTKGLIATFNCGAEKLTGYARQEVVGSLTPELFHEAPELERMAADLTRETGSVVRPGFDIYVAYASCGIIRDRECTYVRKDGSRVSVSLSMTAMQDENGEVTGFLGIVADITEKKKLEQQFLRTQRLESVGTLAGGIAHDLNNVLTPILMSIELLRLTNLNDRTHSILAGIETSAKRGADLVRQILTFARGVEGKRTELCAAKLIQDIKKFVKDTFPKNIECVSRIKDELPSFEGDATQLHQILLNLCVNARDAMPDGGTLTITADSETLNEAAASMQMDAKPGTYITFSVSDSGSGIPSEVIDKIFDPFFTTKEVGKGTGLGLSTVLSITKGHGGFITVTSQPNEATTFTIHLPASATTTAKCAAPPPAEHEPMPIGKGELILIVDDEEAIRTATRQTLEAMEYRTLVAADGAEAVALYAQHSQEIAVVLTDMMMPVMDGPTTIQTLKRINPEVKIIAASGVPHQGGPARVAEMGVQHFLHKPYTAQTVMTTLGQVLNNADTWQQQATGSMTRSLTL; encoded by the coding sequence ATGCAAACCTACTACCTGGGGCGCATCGATCTCGTGTGGGGACTCATGAGCACCTGCCAGGAGGCCATTCTCAAAGCCCCACTGCTACAGCCCGCCAGCGATGCCGAGCGCACTGAAATCATGCACAAACTGGAGCTTGCTGAAGCGAGCTTCGCCAAGATTGCTGTTGTGGTCAAAAAGCTGCATCCGAGGACAGAAGCGATCAATACGGTGCTCAAAGGACACGAAGAAATGCTGACGGATGAATGCGACACCCTGGCGGGAGCCATGGAGCAAATCTCGCAAAAGGTGCTGGCCATCAGCGGGGGCATCAATGCCGAAATCCGCCTGCTCGACTGGCTGCAAATGGCTGTGACAGGAGGGATCGCCCTGGCTGCAGCGCTGCTGCTGACACGTGGTCAGATTTCCACCATGGAAAAGCTGATCGATACCAGCATGAAAGTGCAGGAGCTGACCTACCTGCAAAATGCGGTGCTGGAGAGCGCAGCCTGCGGCATCATCAGCATGAACACCAAAGGACTGATCGCGACGTTCAACTGCGGCGCTGAAAAGCTCACCGGTTATGCCAGGCAGGAGGTGGTGGGCAGCCTGACACCGGAGCTTTTTCATGAAGCTCCGGAACTGGAACGCATGGCTGCCGACCTCACCCGTGAGACGGGTTCTGTCGTCCGCCCCGGTTTCGACATCTATGTCGCCTACGCCAGTTGTGGCATCATCCGCGACCGTGAATGCACCTATGTGAGGAAGGACGGCAGCCGTGTGTCCGTCTCGCTGAGCATGACCGCCATGCAGGACGAAAATGGGGAAGTCACAGGCTTCCTCGGGATCGTGGCGGACATCACTGAGAAGAAGAAACTGGAACAGCAGTTCCTGAGGACGCAGCGCCTGGAAAGTGTAGGCACGCTGGCAGGCGGCATCGCGCACGATCTGAACAATGTGCTGACGCCCATCCTGATGTCGATCGAACTGCTGAGGCTGACCAATCTCAATGACCGCACCCATTCCATTTTAGCCGGGATTGAGACGAGTGCGAAACGTGGTGCCGATCTGGTGCGCCAGATTCTGACCTTTGCGCGAGGAGTGGAGGGCAAGCGCACGGAGCTCTGCGCTGCCAAGCTCATCCAGGACATCAAAAAATTCGTCAAAGACACCTTCCCAAAAAACATCGAATGCGTCAGCCGCATCAAAGACGAACTGCCCTCGTTTGAGGGAGATGCCACACAGCTACATCAGATTCTACTAAACCTGTGCGTCAACGCGCGCGATGCGATGCCGGACGGGGGCACGCTGACCATCACAGCCGACAGCGAGACTTTGAACGAAGCCGCCGCCTCGATGCAGATGGATGCCAAGCCCGGCACGTACATCACCTTCAGCGTGAGCGACTCCGGCAGCGGCATTCCGTCAGAGGTGATCGACAAAATTTTCGATCCATTCTTCACCACGAAGGAAGTTGGCAAGGGAACAGGTCTCGGACTCTCGACGGTGCTGAGCATCACCAAAGGGCATGGTGGGTTCATCACCGTCACCAGCCAGCCTAATGAAGCGACCACCTTCACCATCCACCTGCCAGCCAGCGCCACCACCACCGCCAAATGCGCCGCTCCGCCGCCTGCAGAGCACGAGCCCATGCCTATTGGCAAAGGAGAGCTGATCCTCATTGTGGATGACGAGGAGGCCATACGCACGGCGACGCGTCAAACGCTGGAGGCCATGGAATACCGCACCTTGGTGGCCGCTGATGGAGCAGAAGCCGTGGCCCTTTACGCACAGCACAGCCAGGAAATCGCCGTGGTGCTGACAGACATGATGATGCCTGTGATGGACGGACCAACCACCATTCAGACCCTCAAGCGGATCAATCCTGAAGTCAAAATCATCGCGGCCAGCGGAGTGCCACATCAAGGAGGCCCGGCGCGGGTGGCTGAAATGGGGGTGCAACATTTTCTGCACAAGCCCTACACCGCCCAGACGGTGATGACGACCTTGGGACAGGTGCTGAACAACGCGGACACCTGGCAGCAGCAGGCCACCGGCAGCATGACCAGGAGCCTGACGTTGTAG
- a CDS encoding alpha/beta hydrolase family protein, which produces MIRPLLLLLVASSLRAQVLPGTQPLEPNPDFSATMVAGIDKMALRLIEKSKEGRKPTREKLKAILGMVDARLPITALDLVGDTSNPSLLAETATARILRVRWPVFDGVHGEGILIQPKDKPVARVIYIPDADTDPEKLANDAMLAYSGCEIVIPALISRGSEFSTNEKFGVKTNIPHREWIYRQSYELGRHIIGYEVQKMLSLVDYYSMQPKLPLLVAGLGEGGLIAMYSGAIDERISSVYVWGCFEPREGVWAEPIYRNVFSLLRDFGDAEVASLIAPRPLVVQNLGFPNVQGPPEAKQGERNIAAPGKITKPSLAAVQAEVARAKALAPGDWIMLATEEHGLKEVVTHLLPKEIAAQLVKTIEPVMPQKNEQRAKVDTTRQKRMVRELENFTQRLLVTTELERKAQFWDKLPLKSVADFEKHTAAERDRFWNEVIGRLPDPNLPVNAKSRFVRETDKVSIYEVTMDVWDDVFAWGWLCLPKDLKPGEKRPVVVCQHGLEGIPEDTITTDETQKAYAPYKAFTLRLAEQGFITFAPHNPYRGKDAFRTLQRKLNPLGLTLYSVINAQHQRILEWLKAQSFTQPNKIAFYGLSYGGKSAMRTPAVLKDYCLSICSGDFNEWVRKCVSTDMPMSYIHTHEYEIWEWNMGRTFNYAEMAALIAPRPFMVERGHNDGVGVDEWVNYEFAKVRRLYNKLLIGDCATIEHFDGPHTIHGVGTFEFLKQKLGWK; this is translated from the coding sequence ATGATCCGCCCACTCCTGCTGCTGCTCGTTGCTTCCTCATTGCGCGCCCAGGTGCTTCCAGGCACCCAGCCCTTGGAGCCCAATCCCGACTTCTCCGCCACCATGGTGGCAGGAATCGACAAAATGGCACTGCGGTTGATCGAGAAGTCAAAAGAGGGACGCAAGCCGACCCGGGAGAAGCTCAAGGCCATTCTGGGCATGGTGGATGCACGACTGCCCATCACAGCGCTTGATCTTGTCGGAGACACCTCAAATCCGTCGCTGCTGGCAGAAACAGCCACGGCGCGCATCCTGCGCGTGCGCTGGCCGGTTTTCGACGGCGTGCACGGAGAAGGCATTCTCATTCAGCCCAAAGACAAACCCGTCGCTCGGGTGATCTACATTCCCGATGCGGACACCGATCCCGAGAAACTGGCCAATGATGCCATGCTCGCCTACAGCGGCTGCGAAATCGTCATTCCTGCGCTCATCAGCCGGGGCAGCGAGTTCAGCACGAACGAGAAGTTTGGGGTCAAAACCAACATTCCGCATCGCGAATGGATCTATCGCCAGTCCTATGAGCTCGGGCGGCACATCATCGGCTACGAAGTGCAGAAGATGCTCTCTCTGGTCGATTATTACAGCATGCAGCCAAAGCTGCCCCTGCTCGTGGCCGGACTGGGAGAAGGCGGCCTCATCGCCATGTACTCGGGTGCCATCGATGAACGCATCAGTTCCGTTTATGTCTGGGGCTGCTTCGAACCGCGCGAAGGTGTATGGGCCGAGCCGATTTACCGCAATGTTTTCAGCCTCCTGCGCGATTTTGGCGACGCCGAAGTAGCCTCCCTCATCGCCCCACGCCCGCTGGTGGTGCAGAACCTCGGCTTCCCCAATGTCCAGGGCCCGCCAGAGGCCAAACAAGGAGAGCGAAACATCGCCGCTCCGGGAAAGATCACCAAGCCCAGCCTGGCTGCCGTGCAGGCCGAAGTCGCCCGCGCCAAAGCACTCGCCCCCGGAGACTGGATCATGCTGGCCACGGAAGAGCATGGACTCAAAGAGGTGGTCACGCACCTGCTGCCAAAAGAGATCGCAGCACAGCTGGTAAAGACCATTGAACCCGTAATGCCGCAGAAAAATGAACAACGCGCCAAAGTGGACACGACCCGGCAGAAGCGAATGGTGCGCGAGTTGGAAAATTTCACCCAGCGTCTGCTCGTCACCACCGAACTGGAACGCAAAGCGCAGTTCTGGGACAAACTGCCGCTTAAGTCAGTGGCGGACTTTGAAAAGCACACGGCTGCAGAACGCGACCGATTCTGGAACGAAGTCATCGGCCGCCTGCCAGATCCGAACCTGCCCGTGAACGCCAAAAGCCGCTTCGTGCGCGAAACGGACAAAGTTTCCATCTACGAGGTGACGATGGACGTGTGGGACGACGTCTTTGCCTGGGGCTGGCTCTGCCTGCCAAAAGACCTCAAGCCCGGAGAGAAACGCCCGGTCGTCGTCTGCCAGCATGGCCTGGAAGGCATCCCCGAAGACACCATCACCACCGACGAAACCCAAAAAGCCTACGCTCCCTACAAGGCCTTCACCCTGCGTCTGGCCGAGCAGGGTTTCATCACCTTTGCCCCTCACAACCCCTATCGCGGCAAGGACGCCTTCCGCACCCTGCAGCGGAAACTCAATCCACTCGGCCTTACTCTCTACAGTGTCATCAACGCCCAGCATCAGCGCATCCTGGAATGGCTGAAGGCGCAGTCTTTTACCCAGCCGAACAAGATCGCCTTCTACGGCCTGAGCTATGGCGGCAAGTCCGCCATGCGCACGCCAGCCGTGCTGAAGGATTACTGCCTGAGCATTTGCAGCGGCGACTTCAACGAGTGGGTACGCAAGTGTGTCAGCACCGACATGCCCATGAGCTACATTCACACGCACGAGTATGAAATCTGGGAGTGGAACATGGGCCGCACCTTTAACTACGCAGAGATGGCCGCCCTGATCGCCCCGCGCCCCTTCATGGTCGAGCGTGGCCACAATGACGGCGTGGGCGTGGACGAATGGGTCAACTATGAATTCGCCAAAGTCCGCCGTCTCTACAACAAGCTCCTCATCGGCGACTGTGCCACCATCGAACATTTTGACGGCCCACACACAATCCACGGCGTAGGAACATTTGAATTCCTGAAGCAAAAACTTGGCTGGAAATAA